A stretch of the Xiphias gladius isolate SHS-SW01 ecotype Sanya breed wild chromosome 21, ASM1685928v1, whole genome shotgun sequence genome encodes the following:
- the LOC120783135 gene encoding transmembrane protein 88 encodes MCGMDVDLEDSGSGEEEKEDEFWIGEGVKMLPPPVAHSGGSMWGSRRGRCGCVAFGAALILWNLCVVLASALLLAVVFSVVLLPAMLLLYAGFLCHSKVLDAPSAICRYLDDNSCSALIILGFVMMSPLVVVAAAVFCGLFRRFRLLLLIQPITRAWYRGRLLDWVGSIHAWV; translated from the exons ATGTGCGGTATGGATGTAGATCTGGAGGATAGCGGTTCaggtgaggaggaaaaagaggatgaGTTTTGGATCGGGGAGGGGGTAAAGATGCTGCCTCCTCCCGTGGCCCACAGCGGCGGCAGTATGTGGGGCAGCCGCAGGGGCAGGTGTGGCTGCGTGGCCTTTGGGGCAGCTCTCATCCTCTGGAACCTGTGCGTCGTCCTAGCCAGCGCTCTGCTCCTGGCTGTGGTCTTCTCCGTGGTGCTGCTGCCTGCAATGCTGCTGCTCTACGCTGGTTTCCTCTGCCATTCAAAG GTCCTTGATGCCCCCTCCGCCATCTGCCGTTACCTTGACGACAACAGCTGCTCCGCCCTCATCATCCTGGGCTTTGTGATGATGTCGCCGCTGGTGGTCGTGGCGGCTGCAGTCTTCTGCGGGCTGTTCCGAAGGTTTCGACTCCTGCTTCTCATTCAGCCAATTACGCGTGCCTGGTACCGAGGGCGGCTGCTGGACTGGGTGGGCAGCATCCACGCCTGGGTCTAA